The Girardinichthys multiradiatus isolate DD_20200921_A chromosome 9, DD_fGirMul_XY1, whole genome shotgun sequence genome segment agatttttccCCTTTTCAATGGATTATAAACAAATTGAGTATTTCAGATGTGGTTTAACCAATGATGAAATTCTTGCTTTGCTGGGTGAGGTTCATGGGGTTATTCTTAGCAAGAGGACACTAGAAAGGATTCTTAATAAGAAGAAACTATGGCGGCGAAAGAACAAAACTGATGTGAGTGTAGTGGCAGCTTTCATTTGTCAGCAACTTGAAACCTCTGGACCATGTCACGGATATCGATGGATGCACCAAAAATATTGAATGAATGGTCTTGTTACAGACAGGGAAACAGTTCGAGTCCTTTTACGCTTACTAGATGGTGAAGGAGTGGACCTAAAGTCAAGAAATCGACTGAGGAGACGGATTTACTATAGTCGTGGTCCAAACTATGTTTGGCATAAGGATGGCTATGATAAGCTCAAACCATTTGGAAATGGGATCAATGGTCGCATTGACGGTTTTTCCAGAAGGCTAATATGGCTTGAGGcatacaaaacaaataatgatcCTGGAGTGATTGCTGGATACTTCATGGATGCAGTGATTAGAGCCGAGGGTTGTCCTGAAAGACTGAGAGTGGATTTATGGacagaaaatgttaatgtgGCTGACATGCAAAGATATTTGCATCTTACAGAAGATCAACCTGAAACCGTTAATGTAATATTTGGTCCAAGCACTGGAAATCAGCGGATTGAAAGATGGTGGTTGATCCTGCGAAGTGAATGTATCAAGTTCTGGATGGACCTCTTTGACAAACTGAAAGCAGATGGGCACTTCTCGGACAACTTCTTGGACAAACCCTTGATTCAgttctgttttctccacataatACAGGTGAGCTTGATTTGagctgctctgtcttctcaccTATTGAAAATATTTATGATTTCTATAAAGTGATTATAATGTgcaaagatttattttctgaGTATGATACTAAATTAATAGCATATCTTAAATATTGCACAGATTGCATGTTTGGATAGTTGCTTGAATTAAATTTCCCTGTTTTTAAATAGCATTGATGCTAGATTCATActtgtgttttacttttgaaTGCTTATTTCAAGTCTATGAGTTTGGTTTGGTTGTTGTTTTCTTCTAGAAAGAACTAAATGAAATTGCTTCAGCTTGGAACCACCACAGGATACGTCCAGCCCACAATTCACGAAGTCCTCATGGCCGCCCATCCATAATGTACACAGTACCTCAGGTGTATGGAACCAGAGACTATCTACACAGCATCGATCTGAACAGGGTTGAAACCTGCTTGGAAAACTGTGTTTTCAAAGACTTTCCATGCGATGAACATGTCTTCAGTATCTGTGTAGACCGGATTTCAGAGCATAACCTGGATGTCACAGATGATGCGTTTGCAACAACTGATCTACATATAAGACTCAGACAGCTAATTACCAGTGATTTGGAACTGCAGTGatacatgtaaaaacattttgttgtgttgacAGTTTGCTACCTTGTCACTAATCTGGACTTCAGTAGACATTTCCTGGGAGTACCTGCATTTGCTTCAACACATTGTTGCACCAGTATAAAGATGGGTCAAAGTCATTCACAAGCTCTGAAACTAAGTAAGAAGAGATGCTAAAATAAGATCAATGCATGCTGAGCTGATAAAATAAGTCTGACATTAGAAAAATATATTGATACATTGCACTAGTATGGTCAGACGATTTTTCATTTTGATATTTTCCCCTTATTATTAATATCACTGCATTACAGTTTGAACATTATGTTGATTATTAAAGAGGAAATAAAGGAATTGAAAACTGCTGTAGAAACCTCATTATTTGTGTGCATCCCAATGCCGATTTAAAGCCCCCATCCCAAATAAATCATTTGTTCCAGAACTATATTCAAACAGAGTAGCAACATGTTCATGCACTGAACATTTAAAGTATGTGACTAAGAAAACATCAGAAATTATTTATACTACTAAGAGCTGCTTGTTTACAAGCCATATTGTATTTTTAACTGTGGAATAAACCAGCTTTTGCGGCCTCAagtaaaatgattaaatgtaaaacaaaattatagCAGAAATacaaaatctttaaatttattaaacccaaaatattgagaaaataaattttactgccgactcaaatttatgttttaaactttaactTTGGATtacttttaacagaaaaaaaacagtaggAGAGTGCCTACTGTGACATTGCAGGTCTTAGAAATACTCCAGAGAACAAtacacagcaaaaacagaaacactgtgGAGGTAAGATGagttaaaaaactgtttttaagatTATAATAACTTTGAAAgtttaatgcaaaaaatatCCTTAAACTCACATGTTCTTCAGCTGAAGTCTGTTACACTATATCCATCACCCAAACACTACTTTCTAggaccttgtttttttttcgtGTCAAAACTCTGGATAGTTATAACTGGCAACTCTAGGTAGCAACCGCATGTGTGGGCAACTGGCCGTCTCTGAATACCTTGAAGTTGAGTGAAGCTAACACTGATGGTTTTTTGAAGAAACAAATCAGATCCTGTGCAGAACCAAAGAAAAAGTGACAGGTGCTGTGTGTCTGATTCTGAGATAAGAACTTAAATATCTGCTGATGTTTTTCTGCTGTGCATTCATGACTGCAGGGTATTCAATGGAACGTATAACCTCTCTTAATGTTGGTTGGAGATTTTCATATGCAGCTGTAATACTTTCCATCTCTGACCTCAGCAGGGAAAGCACAGTGCTCCACTGTTCAATAACAAAGGCAGGTTCCTGAATGAGCTTTTAGTGGGCAAGCTCCTCAAGTAGTAGCTCAATGTTATCAGCTATTGGTACTCTTCGACAGTAATGGAGATCCATGATTTCCAGAAGCTCTTCTCTGTCCACACTCTGAAAATCTGAACGGCAAGATTCAAACACCATTCGATCGGACTCTGTAACATACCTTAGGAAGCTATCAACAAGAGGACTCTTTATACAACCAAGAGCTGTTTGTTCCAGTATTACTGGAGCAAGTTTTATAGGCAGGTACTTCTGGTTTTGCCAGCCAAAGGCAATGATTCAGCCAATGCTTTCCCATTGTTGCTGTCCAAAATCATGACGCAAGTAGGGCACCTTAAAGTTATTGCCCATTGTGCACTGTTCATAAAACTCTTGCCAAAACTCAGAGAGGACATCCCTCAAAACTCCTGCATCATCAACAGCCTTTTCTTGCCTTCCATCAGGAAGCAACACTTGAATACATATGTCCTCCTGAGTGACACTTAGatcacaaaaatgtgaaattagTTCTTTCAGGATTTGGGGACGGTGAAGAAcaaggatttttttaaatcccttttCTCTGAACAATAGGCTCGTCCAAAGAATCAAAGTGTAAAGAAGAAAGCACTGGACTAGATGACTGTGAAGACAGCGGAAAGGTGTCATCAAGACTGAGACTATCTGTGTTAGAAATGTGTCCTGTGAAAACTTTAACAGTGCCACTGTCTTCTAAAATGTCAACATGGATTGCTGCATCTAGTTCTTGGACATAGGACAAATCACCCATGTCATCAGTAGAGTAAACTAGGTGAACGTTATCACTGCCGCTGTTAGTCAGGTCACTGCTGGTTCCAACATATATGACATCAACACTGTCTGGTGCTTTGGATTGACTCAGTGGTGTGCAAACCTGAGAGTGAGTGGAAAAACTTAAAGCTCCTTGTTCATTTCCACTGGGGTTGTCTGGTTCTGAGTCACTGCCAGTGTCCTTCTTTTTGGTTGTTAGGTAAAATTGCAAAACAGGTAGTTTTGTCTGTTCATAAAGTTCTCCAACGGTAATATGTTGATCAAGTGAATGTTCCTGAAAATCTGTCATGTCAACCTCAAAATCTGTAATTCTTCCCTGTGAATTTCTTTGAGACGGAaaaaacaaacccactgtcTTTTCAATTAACTCATTTTTTCTACAGTCCTTTGACACATCAATTTTTCTTGTTCCACCACCTTTCTTTGTCCTAACTTGAAAAAACTTCCCATCTCGAGAATTCAGCCATCCTATCTCAACTTTTTGGATACTTTTTTGAGCATTTCTGATGCTAACATTTTCTGAGACCTGCTTCTGATCGTTGCCTTTGTTCCTTGAAATCTTGGCTCTCAATTGGTCAAAACGTTTTGATTTCCGGCCAGCAGGATCATTTTCCCTCCGTCTGCAATATCCAAGAAGTGCAAGTCGATCACCATACGATGGGAGATACTCCTTAAGCTGCTCATCTGTCATGAGCAGAAGGACACTGGAGTCAATCTagagaaaaaaattgttaaaacagttatttaacctttaaaaatggaagaaaaaaaacagtaaaaacgaCCACATGATAAAACTTATCTGTCTTCACTATGTCTCTATAACAGTGTTGTATGATAACTCCTAAATGGTACTGATTTCCTTAACAATCTAGCTACCTTATCTTTTTCCAGTCGTTGTATGACTTCCTCTGAAACATCCCGTGATTTTAAGAAGTCATATATCTCATCCATCCTGTGACAGTTACACACAATAACTAATGaataatgtgtaataaaaatatacattgcAAAAGATTTATTATAAACATGATAGTAGGGTTGGATGATATTcatgtaaaaacatttcacGATACAAGCATTTTATATCAGTTTATatcaataattattaattagtttttttttatatctgaaaTACTGCCAAACTGGTGATGTGACCTTTCCTATTTTATCCACAGCTTTCACAccgttatttattcatttattgtttaaaCAGTTATGAGGCACAGTGGTGAAACATGAAACTGCTGCTCCGCAAGTTTAGCTTGCTGCTAGTTCACCAGTGAGTGAGTGAGTTAAACGATGCCATCAACCTAGCTGAGCTGGCCTTGAGAAGTTGAGTAGCTAAAGCTTTTCCTCCACCTACATCCTCCAGAATGCTATGTGGTTCTGGATCAGAGTTCAGAGAATATTCTATATATTGAATATTCTATCAGACGTACTACCTATTGATACTGATCACGTGTATATTGTGATATATATTACTGATTTATTGTCCAGACCTACATGACAGATAGAAACTTTATTTCAGTCTCAAGCTCCagcttaaaaaaacaagataacaGACAACCAAACAGCTGTACAGATCTGCAATCATAAACCAATACACAAAGAAACTACATAAAagtaataaagaaaactctacCAGTGTCTCCACAACTAAAGTTCTGTGTTTACATTTGTccccaaaaatattttaatggttGAACACTTTCCAAAATGAAACTGTCATCTTTATAAAACAGTCAAGTACATGAACATCATCAAAATGATCTTAGTTTTGATCTTAATTACTTTCATTTAAACAGACAATATTGGATTTTTACAAGAGTTGCAACTTACCTCTGTTTAGGTTCAGGTCAAAGGAACCTCCTCTGTCGGTCTCTTTAGCCCCTGTAGGTATCCTGAAAGTTGAGTAAAGTTgagaatttaacatttttaacagggcctgcctgtttttttttgtttagttccatgtttttcaattttccttatttttgaTTGCTTTTATAAATATTGTGAGATATTTATAAAAGGGTGAGAGTGGAAAATTCCCATTGAGCCTGAATCCCCCTGAGAGCAGTGAACGCCTCCTCAGCTCAGAGCAACACAAAgacttttttatttccaaacaacATGATGGATCTCACACTGTAGTTCTGATTGTAATTCACCAGGGAGGAAATTTGATGAGATTCAGAAAAATCTTTATGATGAGaagaacagaaacacagaaaattgatctcatcagaccaggtctgaaaacatcttcatttgtttgctgacattaccatgacAACCAGACTGTAGAAATAgtggaaaactttaaacatcTTGGGACTGACATCTTCACCCAACCCACACTAACATCCTGAAGAGGAGCCAACAGAGGCTTTCTGACATCTGTTGTTATTCTTCATGATTTTATGTCTTGAAGATTTTATTTGCTTACTTTGTGTTTTAGTTAGAATGTTTCTGTGAAATACATGAAAGTTATGATGCTGTTCATTATGttctttaacctttaacctgctaactgaggcttgtagagtctgagatgtaGCTCCTaggtttttggtcatttctgtAAGCTTCATGCTCTGACCATGGGCTGAATCTGCTGAGAACGttcactcctgggaagattggcagctCTCTGGGATGTTCTCCACCTGGGAATAATCTTTCTGTCTGTAGGATGATATACTTCAGAAGGTTTGGAGATGACCTGATAATCCTTCCCTGATAAATGAGTGGCAACAGTTGCTCCTATAAAGTCACTGCTGATTTCTTTCCATCTTGGAGTTGTGTTGACCAGAGTATGATCCAGAGGAGCAAACAGACAAAACGGCTGCTTTCACGCTGCCGATGATCAGATTTCAAACACATTTGATTGGCTGCTACTTTCTCtcttaaatccaattaaaagtTTCATGTTGgaacatgttctgtttttacaaaCACTGTCTAACATCCTAATGATAAAGTTGGACAAAATTACTTTGGTCCAGTGTGTCACCATCTGCACAGGTACATTACTTTTACTACGATGCAACAAGCTTTTAACCATCTGCACTCACAGAAAATGTCTTTGCTTTCTATTCCTGGAGTTTTGACATTTGCAGAACATCGAGGCTGAAATCACTGACCTTTGACCCTGCGTCTCGTTGTTTACCCCATGTTTTTGCAGCCATGCGTGCAAACACAGCCGATAAATCTACATGGCGTGACACGCAAACAGAGATGTCAAGAGTCatttctgcagctgctgcttcCTCCATCTGACATGGAAAATGATGAGAGTGAGAGGTAGCGTGAGAGGAAGACGGAGAAGGCACGCAACCCCCTCTCTACTTCTCCTCACATTCGTGTGCTCCCAGAAACACGGTGCATCACGCTCAGTGTGGCT includes the following:
- the LOC124873782 gene encoding uncharacterized protein LOC124873782 isoform X1, which gives rise to MDEIYDFLKSRDVSEEVIQRLEKDKIDSSVLLLMTDEQLKEYLPSYGDRLALLGYCRRRENDPAGRKSKRFDQLRAKISRNKGNDQKQVSENVSIRNAQKSIQKVEIGWLNSRDGKFFQVRTKKGGGTRKIDVSKDCRKNELIEKTVGLFFPSQRNSQGRITDFEVDMTDFQEHSLDQHITVGELYEQTKLPVLQFYLTTKKKDTGSDSEPDNPSGNEQGALSFSTHSQVCTPLSQSKAPDSVDVIYVGTSSDLTNSGSDNVHLVYSTDDMGDLSYVQELDAAIHVDILEDSGTVKVFTGHISNTDSLSLDDTFPLSSQSSSPVLSSLHFDSLDEPIVQRKGI
- the LOC124873782 gene encoding uncharacterized protein LOC124873782 isoform X2, which translates into the protein MTDEQLKEYLPSYGDRLALLGYCRRRENDPAGRKSKRFDQLRAKISRNKGNDQKQVSENVSIRNAQKSIQKVEIGWLNSRDGKFFQVRTKKGGGTRKIDVSKDCRKNELIEKTVGLFFPSQRNSQGRITDFEVDMTDFQEHSLDQHITVGELYEQTKLPVLQFYLTTKKKDTGSDSEPDNPSGNEQGALSFSTHSQVCTPLSQSKAPDSVDVIYVGTSSDLTNSGSDNVHLVYSTDDMGDLSYVQELDAAIHVDILEDSGTVKVFTGHISNTDSLSLDDTFPLSSQSSSPVLSSLHFDSLDEPIVQRKGI